ACGTAGCCGGCAAGTCCCTGCTGCACCTGCAATGCCACTTCGGGCAGGACACGATTTCCTGGGGGAGGCGGGGGGCTAAAGCCACCGGGGCGGACTTTTCCGGCGAAGCCATCAAAGAAGCGAATAAACTGAGCCGGGAAACCGGCGTTAAAGCCAATTTCATCTGCTCGGACATCTTCGCCCTGCCGGAGAAGCTGGACGAAAAGTTCGACATCGTTTATACGTCTTACGGGGTGATAGGGTGGCTGCCGGACATCAACCGCTGGGGGGAAATAGTCGCCCACTTTTTAAAGCCCGGCGGGTTTTTTTACATAGCGGAGATACACCCGCTGCTCTTCGCCATGGGGGAAAAGGCGGAAGGGGGGCTGCGCATCATGACTTCCTACTTCAGCAAGGGCGAGCCGGAGCGGTATGAAGGCGGGGCGGACTACGCCTCCGAGTTCACCCATGATTTGACGTCCTACGAGTGGCAGTTCACGGTGGGGGAAGTGGTGACGGCGCTGTGCCGGGCGGGACTGAGCATCCAATACCTCCACGAGTTCCCGGTGTGCTGCTACCGGGGTCGGCCGGACATGTACCAAGATAATAACGGGTGGTGGCGGCTGGCGGGGGACAAAGTGCCGCTGACCTTTTCCATCAAAGCCGTGAAATAAAATTGACATCAGCTTCCAAAGAATTATAAAATCAGACAACATATCGGTATATATCGCTTTAGACACGGATTCCGCAAAAATAATCCCATAATTTATACAGCAAACGTTCAATAAAGAAAGGAATACGCAATATGGCAAAATCAAAGTACGGTCACCTAATCTGCACGGAACTGATGCCCAATGTACCGCTGCCCCCCTACCGTGAATGGGAGCGTTCCATGATCGGCGACGGGCCGGTAGACGGTTTTCACCGCGGTATGGAGCACGTAGTCTGGACGGACGAGAAGGTCGTCCCCGGCGGTTTCTATTCGGAAATCGTCTGGCTGTGGGGCT
This genomic interval from Dehalococcoidales bacterium contains the following:
- a CDS encoding class I SAM-dependent methyltransferase — encoded protein: MDERLKSNRTMWNALVGPHVKSEFYDVAGFKAGKDWLRPLEIEEMGDVAGKSLLHLQCHFGQDTISWGRRGAKATGADFSGEAIKEANKLSRETGVKANFICSDIFALPEKLDEKFDIVYTSYGVIGWLPDINRWGEIVAHFLKPGGFFYIAEIHPLLFAMGEKAEGGLRIMTSYFSKGEPERYEGGADYASEFTHDLTSYEWQFTVGEVVTALCRAGLSIQYLHEFPVCCYRGRPDMYQDNNGWWRLAGDKVPLTFSIKAVK